One stretch of Armigeres subalbatus isolate Guangzhou_Male chromosome 2, GZ_Asu_2, whole genome shotgun sequence DNA includes these proteins:
- the LOC134211026 gene encoding uncharacterized protein LOC134211026 — protein sequence MDFDELWTNDDRDFNNERRTDQRPVEVVPEELDDAYAHEYFHKFETNPNYDRNEYDASYKSIRAVRKYCQERGLPYVRHNGHQKAGRQIKEACGCRKLCHLKFPDDLRTKLLNNLLELSASAQKAFLICHIESLPPNHENQRKFYRHYYFPSNSGRVKICRLMFTNTYDLTDKSLRTLNRKAESGAFDNMIKELMPKASAALSEQEESGSEVDPNETSSNRYSNPNEYSSGTDVNETVSTDPDPDESEQNIFTEKTAENGLDVDLIRSQGHADGQSEPFSNEDFLERYFYQLYGVGASEEEKPSSSRYISDTPSEPCSCVMFHCFRWFTEDLRQKVYNYYNRMPHAKQIQFLKDHTQRVSRKRPKKETSRRNFSQLYLIPTPNGKVKVCRVMFLNTLRINEYKVRSVMNEDLSESPLKTNEATQNDDTSKRKTSIFAFDPSLKDPLSLTDTDVSTSKRQKLCTQTGESNSAKAPTIPKTKPKKSFPKEETSSHSDKGSQMKSINEDEGAPSNAACGRYKPLQPPEAELDDTFLNEYFIRYETSDDQAVTIPPNVRRTWVQVDESGPAPVPCACYRNCSMAYPDDARMKLFSRFVKLTSINQQRFLYRHIRVHRKLNASTRVQKTWFYYLPSKQGLVKVCVVMFTNLFKVTEKKLRGLVKRKFLRNFPDESNQAMEEEDELMAGCSKPRNARGIDLSDTDVHQPFATNPSNLIPNIEYSDDEDVEVNYSYDFLKIEPQDESEDNNAHGESFSYSALSSILEHDGQHQSMSESMLTGPVIDDDFLDEYFIQFEINSDQREVNGRKMKPMTSTMAADENIVMEPCTCVNFKCFTWLTDDLRAKIYSRFFRLLPISQKRFLIQLIRKEPTKRFKKVSRRSFSMFYYMPTRKGQIKVCKVMFMNTFKVTDKKLRTLLMSDTSNLHAEEPGNITETGESSYLHAPQSALEPPSGIPDPVVDPIITDVKVEPAFTFDDCNENDISEQTEPTETTDDYSTHSSSIAEYFSSGETGQNRSIVYFDDAFIDEYFAPYEVAMDKVIYKARKKWIRADANSSLLQPCQCIRICNKIYPEDLRIKIFERFSKLPAMNQRRFLYHHIKSKTPDKRKEDSRKRKVCVHFLPANPVPVRVCRKLFINTFQVTEKKLRLLMEEQYKHIFENDIDHAEIMPDDDSNFFAMPSDDDDEQKKDLNDLTPSTEMPNDLPPSSTIGSSMEDPKQPTVTAVELDEAFLNGYFQGFLNNSVDDESESRRPTKKDAANYQPLACNQCPQQCDVKYPVHLRQMIYKKYAELSDIDQIHFVESLIKVNIPQRKQIHTNQPVCHSYTCYLPSNAGRIKVCVDMFKNTFNLKEKIVQDIVYKKLPELRSTSAEFNLPGDVKKCESSVIELHNDSPVEVKLENPTEELNEMIVGE from the exons ATGGATTTCGATGAATTGTGGACAAACGACGATAGAGATTTCAACAATGAACGGCGAACAGATCAACGGCCTGTGGAGGTCGTGCCAGAAGAACTGGATGATGCCTATGCTCatgaatatttccataaattcgaaacgaatccaaacTACGACAGAAATG AATACGATGCATCGTACAAATCTATCCGAGCGGTTCGGAAATATTGCCAAGAGAGAGGTTTGCCGTACGTGCGCCACAACGGGCACCAAAAAGCTGGTCGACAAATAAAAGAAGCTTGCGGCTGCCGGAAGCTGTGCCACCTCAAATTTCCAGATGATTTACGCACAAAGCTGCTGAACAATCTATTGGAACTGTCTGCATCAGCGCAGAAGGCGTTCCTGATATGCCACATCGAATCCCTTCCACCGAATCAC GAGAATCAGAGGAAATTCTATCGGCATTACTATTTTCCATCCAACTCTGGACGTGTAAAAATATGCAGATTGATGTTCACAAACACCTATGACTTGACCGACAAAAGTCTTAGAACGTTAAACCGAAAGGCAGAGTCCGGGGCCTTCGATAATATGATAAAGGAGTTAATGCCAAAGGCTTCAGCCGCATTATCGGAACAAGAGGAATCAG GCTCCGAAGTTGATCCAAATGAAACGAGTTCAAACCGTTACTCAAATCCTAATGAGTACTCTAGCGGGACGGACGTTAATGAAACAGTTTCCACTGATCCAGATCCAGATGAATCAGAACAAAACATTTTCACAGAAAAAACAGCAGAGAATGGTTTAGACGTCGATCTTATTCGATCACAAGGCCACGCAGATGGCCAATCAGAGCCATTTTCAAACGAGGATTTTTTGGAGCGCTACTTCTATCAGTTGTATGGAGTTGGTGCTAGTGAGGAAGAGAAGCCTAGCAGCTCGCGTTATATCAGCGATACTCCTTCAGAACCATGCTCATGCGtcatgttccattgtttccgATGGTTCACCGAAGATTTACGCCAGAAGGTTTACAATTACTACAACAGGATGCCGCATGCGAAACAGattcaatttttaaaagatcACACACAAAGGGTTTCCAGGAAG CGACCAAAAAAGGAAACTTCAAGACGTAATTTCAGCCAACTCTATTTAATACCTACGCCAAATGGGAAAGTAAAAGTTTGTAGAGTGATGTTTCTGAACACGCTTAGAATCAACGAGTATAAAGTTAGAAGTGTGATGAATGAAGATTTGTCAGAGTCACCATTAAAAACAAATGAAGCAACTCAAAATGATGATACTTCAAAGCGGAAGACCAGTATTTTTGCATTTGACCCGTCATTGAAAG ATCCTTTATCCTTAACTGACACGGATGTTTCCACTAGTAAGAGACAGAAATTATGCACCCAGACTGGCGAATCAAACAGCGCGAAAG CACCGACCATtccaaaaacaaaaccaaagaaaagTTTTCCAAAAGAAGAGACAAGCAGCCATTCCGATAAAGGTAGCCAGATGAAGAGCATCAATGAAGACGAAGGTGCCCCTTCGAACGCTGCTTGCGGAAGATATAAACCCCTACAGCCACCTGAGGCGGAACTCGATGATACTTTCCTCAACGAATACTTTATTCGATATGAGACTAGCGATGACCAAGCGGTAACTATACCCCCCAATGTTAGGAGAACTTGGGTGCAGGTCGATGAAAGTGGACCGGCCCCGGTCCCTTGTGCTTGCTACAGGAACTGTTCCATGGCATATCCGGATGATGCTCGGATGAAGTTGTTCTCCCGCTTTGTCAAACTAACTTCAATCAACCAACAACGATTTCTATACCGTCACATCCGAGTTCATCGAAAACTTAACGCTTCG ACAAGAGTGCAGAAGACGTGGTTCTATTATCTCCCTTCCAAGCAGGGGTTGGTGAAGGTTTGCGTTGTGATGTTCACAAATCTTTTCAAAGTGACGGAGAAAAAGTTACGAGGATTGGTTAAGCGTAAGTTTTTGAGGAACTTTCCCGATGAGAGCAACCAAGCGATGGAGGAAGAAGATGAGTTGATGGCAGGTTGCAGCAAACCCCGTAATGCAAGAG GCATCGATTTGAGCGACACTGATGTACATCAACCGTTCGCCACAAATCCGTCAAATTTGATCCCAAACATAGAGTACAGCGATGACGAAGACGTGGAAGTAAATTACTCCTACGACTTTCTTAAAATAGAACCTCAGGACGAATCAGAAGACAATAACG CACACGGAGAAAGTTTTAGTTATTCGGCTTTGAGTTCTATTTTGGAGCATGATGGTCAGCATCAATCTATGAGTGAGTCGATGCTGACTGGACCAGTCATCGACGACGATTTCCTTGATGAGTATTTCATTCAGTTTGAAATCAACAGCGATCAGCGCGAGGTAAACGGAAGGAAAATGAAGCCGATGACAAGCACAATGGCGGCCGATGAAAATATAGTCATGGAGCCATGCACATGCGTGAACTTCAAATGTTTCACTTGGTTGACGGACGATTTACGGgccaaaatctacagcagattTTTTCGTCTCCTTCCGATCAGTCAGAAACGATTCCTCATCCAGCTTATCAGAAAAGAACCCACAAAG CGCTTCAAAAAAGTTTCGAGGCGAAGCTTTAGCATGTTTTACTACATGCCCACGAGGAAAGGTCAAATCAAAGTCTGTAAGGTGATGTTCATGAACACATTTAAAGTAACCGATAAAAAACTACGAACTCTTCTTATGAGTGACACTTCAAACCTGCATGCAGAAGAACCTGGCAATATCACTGAAACTGGCGAAAGCAGCTACTTGCACGCTCCACAGAGTGCTCTGGAACCGCCTTCAGGCATACCAGATCCGGTCGTTGATCCGATCATTACTGATGTTAAAGTGGAGCCTGCCTTTACCTTCGATGATTGCAATGAAAACGATATCTCCGAACAGACAGAACCTACTGAAACAACCGATGACTATTCTACTCATTCATCGTCTATCGCGGAATATTTCTCGAGCGGAGAAACTGGCCAAAATCGGTCGATTGTTTACTTCGACGATGCTTTTATTGATGAATATTTTGCTCCCTACGAAGTCGCCATGGACAAAGTAATCTACAAAGCAAGGAAAAAATGGATCAGAGCAGATGCCAACTCGTCTCTTCTACAGCCATGCCAATGTATAAGAATATGTAATAAAATATACCCAGAGGATCTGCGTATCAAAATTTTCGAACGGTTCTCAAAATTGCCAGCAATGAATCAACGGCGTTTCCTATATCATCACATCAAGAGCAAAACTCCGGACAAACGGAAAGAA GATTCGAGAAAAAGGAAAGTATGCGTACATTTTTTGCCCGCCAATCCAGTTCCGGTGCGAGTCTGtagaaaacttttcataaatacCTTCCAAGTTACGGAGAAAAAGTTGCGATTGCTGATGGAAGAGCAATATAAACATATCTTTGAGAATGATATTGACCACGCGGAAATAATGCCGGATGATGACTCGAATTTCTTTGCAATGCCCtccgatgatgatgacgaacaGAAGAAAG ACTTGAACGATCTAACGCCGAGCACTGAAATGCCGAACGACTTGCCGCCATCCTCAACCATAGGCTCCAGCATGGAAGATCCCAAGCAACCAACCGTTACCGCCGTAGAGTTGGATGAAGCCTTTCTGAATGGATATTTTCAGGGTTTCCTGAACAATTCCGTCGATGATGAGTCTGAAAGCCGTCGGCCCACAAAAAAAGACGCAGCAAACTATCAGCCACTGGCGTGTAATCAGTGTCCACAACAGTGCGATGTGAAATACCCGGTCCATCTGCGCCAAATGATTTATAAAAAGTATGCAGAATTGTCCGACATTGATCAAATTCATTTTGTAGAAAGTCTCATAAAAGTCAATATTCCACAGCGTAAACAG ATTCACACAAATCAACCAGTATGCCATTCATACACCTGTTACCTACCAAGCAACGCTGGTCGTATTAAGGTATGTGTGGATATGTTTAAGAACACGTTCAACTTGAAAGAGAAAATAGTTCAGGATATTGTATACAAAAAACTTCCCGAACTCAGAAGTACTTCGGCAGAATTTAACTTGCCTGGCGATGTGAAGAAATGTGAATCATCAGTCATCGAACTGCATAATGATTCTCCAGTTGAGGTAAAGTTGGAAAATCCCACAGAAGAATTGAATGAAATGATTGTGGGAGAATGA